The Oncorhynchus nerka isolate Pitt River linkage group LG9a, Oner_Uvic_2.0, whole genome shotgun sequence genome has a segment encoding these proteins:
- the plscr3a gene encoding phospholipid scramblase 1, whose amino-acid sequence MENNFRSTGVPPGLEYLTQIDQILIHQKMELLEAITSFETKNRYVIKNSLGQEIYTAKEDSDCCTRNCCGPNRMFEMKIKDHSGQEVMHLVKPFRCTSCFWPCCLQEMEVQSPPSTTIGYVVQNWHPFKPKLSILGAAKETLLTIEGPFCACSCCGDVDFEVMGKDSDQPIGRISKQWSGLIKEAFTDSDNFGIQFPMDLDVKMKAVLMGACILIDFMFFESSGDGDQRCSVFG is encoded by the exons ATGGAAAATAACTTTCGATCAACAGGAGTGCCCCCTGGCCTGGAGTACCTAACACAG ATCGATCAAATCTTGATCCATCAGAAAATGGAACTGCTGGAGG CCATCACTTCCTTTGAGACTAAAAACCGGTACGTAATCAAGAACAGTTTGGGACAGGAAATCTACACGGCCAAGGAGGATAGTGACTGCTGCACCCGGAACTGCTGCGGTCCCAACCGCATGTTTGAGATGAAGATCAAAGACCACAGTGGCCAGGAGGTCATGCACCTGGTCAAGCCCTTCCGCTGTACCTCCTGCTTCTGGCCCTGCTGCCTGCAAGAG ATGGAGGTCCAATCCCCTCCTAGCACCACCATAGGTTATGTGGTTCAGAACTGGCATCCCTTCAAGCCAAAACTGTCCATCCTAGGAGCTGCCAAAGAGACTCTCCTGACGATTGAAGGTCCTTTCTGTGCCTGTAGCTGCTGTGGAGATGTTGATTTTGAG GTGATGGGTAAGGACAGCGACCAGCCCATTGGGAGAATAAGTAAGCAGTGGAGTGGGCTGATAAAGGAGGCCTTCACTGACTCAGACAACTTTGGGATCCAGTTCCCCATGGACCTGGATGTCAAGATGAAGGCTGTGCTGATGGGGGCCTGCATCCTTATT GATTTCATGTTCTTTGAAAGCAGTGGTGACGGTGATCAACGGTGTTCTGTAtttggataa